One Streptomyces sp. NBC_01217 genomic region harbors:
- a CDS encoding non-ribosomal peptide synthetase, whose amino-acid sequence MAEVEVKQPGFEAVLPLSPLQEGFLFHALYDEGTVDPYITQSAMKIEGPLRAQGMRAAAKALLQRHAVLRTGFLQRRSGQTVQVIARDVDLAWSETDLSTLDATPQQQELERLLSQDQARRFDMAAAPLVRFTLVRLAADRHVLMMTNHHILLDGWSVPLVLEDLFALYAGDGEHHALPQVTPFTDYLRWLAGRDPQAAQTAWRGALADLEEPTLVAPADTAHASVTPEMVVTELPEELTSALTATARKAGLTLNTLVQGAWAVMLSRMTGQSDVVFGATVSGRPPELPGVEDIVGLLMNTVPVRVRIDPADTLTRLLARIQDQQTALMDHAHLPLADIQQLSGFTKLFDTSTVFENMPWDTGALGHSGDLRVSPLHHDDGAGLMHYPLSLTAFPGARMTLALSYRPDIFDRQDIEQWATRLQQILKAFTTDAKMPVARVDVLSAQERAEIEAEWNNTCAHVPPATLPELFQAQAARTPDATAVVFEGQELTYAELNTQANRLAHRLLATGAGPEQFVAVALERSAQMVVALLAVLKTGAAYVPIDPGYPAERIRYILDDAAPAITVTTRHTAPELPAGKSGTGFVLLDEPNTPDTDTDACPGACPDPTDTDRPSPLTPAHPAYVIYTSGSTGRPKGVVVPHQNVVRLMGATDHWFGFSDQDIWTVFHSYAFDFSVWEIWGPLLTGGRLVIVPYLTSRSPADLLKLLAREHVTVLNQTPSAFYQLLREEKDTPTGALAALRTVIFGGEALDLSQLRQWYRDHPHDGPDMVNMYGITETTVHVTHTLLDPETVDNAHGSIIGRSIPDLNLYVLDTTMQPAPAGVTGELYVAGAGLARGYLNRPGLTAERFLADPFGPPGTRMYRTGDLVRRHTDNNLQYIGRADDQVKIRGFRIELGEIETALATLDEVTQAVVLHRQDQLVGYAVTDADARSLREQLAAKLPDYMVPAHLVVMDQFPLTGNGKVDRRALPEPARGAAAQYTAPRDPVEAGLAEAWAEVLGLCEVGIDDNYFALGGDSIRSIRVLALARQRGLHFQIADLLRHATIRSLARVVTDAEAHAGSGSDEEPFALLPGGDRAAVPEGVVDAYPMTRLQMGMVLESERSAAYHNIGSYRFTAPFSEQAWREAVSGLVAAHELLRTSFAFTGFDRPVQLVHESVPLPLTVEDLRGRAGQEALVQARYDRELQTPFDWTRPPLIRFHVQRLSQDTMQLFVAEHHAIMDGWSERSMFSELLNRYAGTHTAPPVSARFRSYVRLELAALESEPDRRFWAVQMDGAPFARLPRRPDSGQAAGKDVVGLPIPLPVQDGIRALTATLGVAERTIVLAAHLRVMSLLAGTRDVVTGAVYNGRTEEPDGDRVVGLFLNTLPVRGQLTGGSWTDLIRQTADLDSDIQQHRRYPMTEIKRLVGRQALFETFFNYTHFHVERDAASSSDIEIVGGVALTDFPFSADFHVDSATGRLGLYLSYDTGQFAREQIEQIHGYYVAVLTEMTRRPDTGHSSAGLLSAAERQLQERWNDTAREVPAVTLPDLFRAQVARTPDATAVAFEEQSLTYAELDERVERLARVLAGRGIGAESVVAVAFARSVELVVALLAVQRAGAAYLPLDSDYPAQRLEFMLADSGAVCVLTTRGVHVPESGVPSVFIEDLNACEPGELPDSYHPAHPAYVIYTSGSTGRPKGVVVPHAGIANRLLWMQDTYRLTAGDRVLQKTPSSFDVSVWEFFWPLMTGAALVVARPEGHKDPVYLADLIRRQHVSTVHFVPSMLAAFLEEPSAAHCTDLRRVVCSGEALPAGVAERFHALLGVPLHNLYGPTEASVDVTFASIEPGSGTAPIGRPVWNTRVHVLDADLQPVPTGVAGELYLTGVQLARGYVNRAALTAERFVADPFGPAGTRMYRTGDVARWTGAGSLEYIGRDDDQVKIRGFRIELGEIEAALSAYEGVTQAAVVVREDQPGVKRLAGYVIPAAGAVLDTDALRAHAAALVPDHMVPSALMVLNELPLTPNGKLDRKALPAPEYRTRRTERAACTPREELLTGLLAEVLGLPQVGTGDSFFDLGGDSITSIQLVARAREAGLVITLRDVFTHGTVAALAAAAVQHDDDTAGPAPSRAVGAAG is encoded by the coding sequence ATGGCGGAGGTCGAAGTGAAGCAGCCAGGTTTTGAAGCGGTTCTGCCTCTGTCGCCGTTGCAGGAAGGGTTCCTCTTCCACGCCCTGTACGACGAGGGCACGGTGGATCCCTACATCACGCAGTCGGCCATGAAGATCGAGGGACCGCTGCGGGCGCAAGGCATGCGAGCCGCGGCGAAGGCGCTGCTGCAGCGGCACGCCGTTCTGCGCACGGGATTCCTGCAACGGCGCTCCGGCCAGACCGTGCAGGTGATCGCACGGGACGTGGACCTTGCATGGTCCGAGACGGACCTGAGCACCCTGGACGCCACACCCCAGCAGCAGGAGCTGGAGCGGCTGCTGAGCCAGGACCAGGCCCGCCGGTTCGACATGGCAGCGGCACCCCTGGTCCGGTTCACCCTGGTCCGCCTCGCCGCCGACCGGCACGTACTGATGATGACCAATCACCACATCCTGCTCGACGGCTGGTCCGTGCCCCTGGTCCTGGAGGACCTGTTCGCCCTCTACGCCGGCGACGGGGAGCACCACGCACTGCCGCAGGTCACCCCGTTCACCGACTACCTCAGATGGCTGGCCGGCCGGGACCCGCAGGCAGCCCAGACAGCATGGCGTGGGGCACTGGCCGACCTGGAGGAACCCACACTGGTCGCTCCCGCCGACACCGCTCACGCCTCCGTGACCCCCGAAATGGTCGTGACAGAGCTGCCGGAGGAACTCACCTCCGCGCTGACCGCCACCGCACGCAAGGCCGGCCTGACACTGAACACACTGGTCCAGGGCGCCTGGGCCGTGATGCTGTCGCGGATGACCGGACAGAGCGACGTGGTCTTCGGCGCCACCGTCTCGGGCCGGCCCCCCGAACTGCCCGGCGTGGAGGACATCGTCGGGCTGCTGATGAACACCGTCCCGGTCCGCGTCCGCATCGACCCCGCCGACACCCTGACCCGCCTCCTGGCCCGCATCCAGGACCAGCAGACCGCACTCATGGACCACGCACACCTGCCCCTAGCCGACATCCAGCAACTCTCCGGCTTCACCAAACTGTTCGACACCTCCACCGTGTTCGAGAACATGCCCTGGGACACCGGTGCCCTCGGGCACTCCGGTGACCTGCGCGTGAGTCCCTTGCACCACGACGACGGGGCGGGGCTCATGCACTACCCGCTCAGCCTGACGGCTTTCCCCGGGGCCCGGATGACCCTGGCACTGAGTTACCGGCCCGACATCTTCGACCGCCAGGACATCGAGCAGTGGGCCACCCGCCTCCAGCAGATCCTGAAAGCATTCACCACCGACGCGAAGATGCCGGTAGCCCGGGTGGACGTGCTGTCCGCACAGGAACGCGCCGAGATCGAAGCGGAGTGGAACAACACCTGCGCTCACGTGCCCCCGGCCACACTCCCGGAACTGTTCCAGGCACAGGCGGCCCGCACCCCGGACGCGACCGCGGTGGTCTTCGAAGGACAGGAACTGACCTACGCCGAACTGAACACGCAGGCCAACCGCCTGGCCCACCGCCTGCTGGCCACAGGCGCAGGCCCCGAACAGTTCGTGGCCGTCGCACTGGAACGGTCGGCGCAGATGGTCGTCGCACTGCTGGCAGTCCTCAAAACCGGCGCCGCCTACGTACCGATCGACCCCGGTTACCCGGCCGAACGGATCAGATACATCCTCGACGATGCCGCACCGGCCATCACGGTCACCACACGGCACACCGCACCAGAACTGCCCGCCGGCAAAAGCGGCACCGGGTTCGTCCTGCTCGACGAACCCAACACCCCCGACACGGACACGGATGCCTGCCCGGGCGCCTGCCCGGATCCCACGGACACCGACCGGCCGTCCCCGCTCACCCCGGCACACCCCGCGTATGTCATCTACACCTCCGGCTCCACCGGCCGCCCCAAGGGCGTGGTGGTACCGCACCAGAACGTCGTACGCCTGATGGGAGCAACCGACCACTGGTTCGGCTTCAGCGACCAGGACATCTGGACGGTATTCCACTCCTACGCCTTCGACTTCTCCGTGTGGGAGATCTGGGGCCCCCTGCTGACCGGCGGCCGCCTCGTCATCGTCCCCTACCTGACCAGCAGATCACCCGCCGACCTCCTGAAACTCCTCGCCCGCGAACACGTCACCGTCCTCAACCAGACCCCCTCGGCGTTCTACCAACTGCTCCGCGAGGAGAAAGACACACCCACCGGCGCACTGGCCGCCCTGCGCACCGTCATCTTCGGCGGCGAAGCACTCGACCTCAGCCAACTGCGCCAGTGGTACCGGGACCACCCGCACGACGGACCCGACATGGTCAACATGTACGGAATCACCGAAACCACAGTCCACGTCACCCACACCCTGCTCGACCCCGAAACCGTCGACAACGCCCACGGCAGCATCATCGGCCGCTCAATCCCGGACCTGAACCTCTACGTCCTGGACACCACCATGCAACCCGCCCCGGCCGGGGTGACCGGCGAACTCTACGTAGCCGGCGCAGGCCTCGCCCGCGGCTACCTGAACCGCCCGGGCCTCACCGCCGAACGCTTCCTCGCCGACCCCTTCGGCCCGCCCGGAACCCGCATGTACCGCACCGGCGACCTCGTACGACGCCACACAGACAACAACCTCCAATACATCGGCCGCGCCGACGACCAGGTCAAAATCCGCGGCTTCCGCATCGAACTCGGCGAAATCGAAACCGCACTCGCCACACTCGACGAAGTCACCCAGGCGGTTGTGCTGCATCGGCAGGATCAGCTGGTCGGCTACGCGGTCACCGACGCGGACGCCCGGTCGCTGCGTGAGCAGCTGGCGGCGAAGCTCCCGGACTACATGGTTCCCGCGCACCTGGTCGTCATGGACCAATTCCCCCTGACCGGGAACGGCAAGGTGGACCGGCGGGCGCTGCCCGAGCCGGCGCGGGGTGCGGCGGCTCAGTACACGGCCCCGCGCGACCCGGTGGAGGCCGGCCTCGCCGAGGCGTGGGCCGAAGTCCTGGGCCTTTGTGAGGTGGGTATCGACGACAACTACTTCGCACTGGGCGGCGATTCCATCCGCAGTATCAGGGTGCTGGCGCTGGCCCGGCAGCGTGGCCTGCACTTCCAGATCGCCGACCTCCTGCGCCATGCGACGATCCGCTCCCTGGCCCGTGTCGTCACTGATGCCGAGGCGCACGCCGGCAGCGGCAGTGATGAGGAGCCGTTCGCGCTGCTGCCGGGCGGTGACCGGGCGGCGGTTCCCGAAGGCGTGGTGGACGCCTACCCGATGACCCGGCTGCAGATGGGCATGGTCCTGGAGAGCGAGAGGTCGGCCGCCTACCACAACATCGGGTCCTACCGGTTCACGGCGCCGTTCAGCGAGCAGGCCTGGCGCGAGGCGGTGTCGGGGCTCGTCGCAGCTCATGAGCTGCTCCGCACGTCCTTCGCTTTCACGGGCTTCGACCGGCCGGTCCAGCTCGTCCACGAGTCCGTGCCGCTGCCGCTGACCGTGGAGGACCTGCGGGGCCGGGCCGGCCAGGAGGCGCTCGTCCAGGCACGCTACGACCGTGAGCTGCAAACGCCGTTCGACTGGACCCGGCCGCCGTTGATCCGCTTCCACGTGCAGCGGCTGTCGCAGGACACCATGCAGCTGTTCGTCGCCGAGCACCATGCCATCATGGACGGCTGGAGCGAGCGCTCGATGTTCTCCGAGCTCCTCAACCGCTACGCCGGCACACACACCGCACCGCCGGTGTCCGCACGCTTTCGTTCCTATGTCCGCCTGGAACTCGCCGCGTTGGAAAGCGAGCCGGACCGCCGGTTCTGGGCCGTCCAGATGGACGGGGCGCCCTTCGCCCGGCTGCCTCGCCGACCGGACTCGGGCCAGGCGGCGGGCAAGGACGTCGTCGGGCTGCCGATTCCCCTGCCGGTGCAGGACGGGATCCGCGCTCTGACCGCGACGCTCGGCGTCGCGGAACGCACGATTGTGCTGGCCGCGCATCTGCGGGTCATGAGCCTGCTGGCGGGTACCAGGGACGTGGTGACCGGCGCGGTCTACAACGGGCGCACCGAGGAACCGGACGGCGACCGGGTCGTGGGCCTGTTCCTCAACACCCTGCCCGTGCGCGGGCAGCTGACCGGTGGCAGCTGGACCGACCTGATCCGGCAGACCGCCGATCTGGACAGTGACATCCAGCAACACCGCCGCTATCCGATGACCGAGATCAAACGGCTCGTCGGACGTCAGGCGCTGTTCGAGACGTTCTTCAACTACACCCACTTCCATGTCGAACGCGATGCCGCAAGCAGCAGCGACATCGAAATCGTGGGCGGCGTGGCGCTCACCGACTTTCCGTTCAGTGCGGATTTCCATGTCGACAGTGCCACCGGACGCCTGGGCCTCTACCTGAGTTACGACACGGGGCAGTTCGCCAGGGAGCAGATCGAGCAGATCCACGGCTACTACGTCGCGGTCCTGACCGAGATGACCCGGCGGCCCGATACCGGCCACAGCAGTGCCGGCCTGCTGTCAGCAGCGGAGCGGCAGCTGCAGGAGCGGTGGAACGATACCGCCCGGGAGGTGCCTGCGGTGACGCTGCCGGATCTGTTCCGTGCGCAGGTGGCCCGTACCCCGGATGCGACCGCAGTGGCCTTCGAGGAGCAGTCGCTGACGTATGCGGAGCTCGATGAGCGCGTCGAGCGGCTGGCGAGGGTGCTGGCGGGCCGTGGCATCGGGGCCGAGTCGGTGGTTGCCGTGGCGTTTGCCCGGTCGGTGGAGCTGGTCGTGGCACTGCTGGCCGTGCAGCGGGCAGGTGCCGCGTATCTGCCGCTGGATTCGGACTACCCGGCGCAGCGGCTGGAATTCATGCTCGCAGATTCCGGCGCGGTGTGTGTGCTGACCACACGGGGTGTCCACGTGCCCGAGTCCGGCGTGCCGTCGGTGTTCATCGAGGATCTCAACGCCTGCGAGCCCGGGGAACTGCCTGACTCCTACCATCCGGCTCACCCGGCATATGTGATCTACACCTCGGGGTCGACGGGACGCCCGAAGGGTGTGGTGGTGCCGCACGCCGGTATCGCCAACCGCCTGCTGTGGATGCAGGACACCTACCGGCTGACCGCCGGGGACCGGGTGCTGCAGAAGACCCCGTCGAGTTTCGATGTGTCGGTATGGGAGTTCTTCTGGCCGCTGATGACGGGTGCGGCGCTGGTGGTGGCCAGGCCGGAGGGACACAAGGACCCGGTCTACCTCGCAGACCTCATCCGCCGGCAGCACGTGAGCACCGTGCACTTCGTGCCGTCGATGCTGGCTGCCTTCCTGGAGGAGCCGTCGGCCGCGCACTGCACGGATCTGCGTCGTGTGGTGTGCAGCGGTGAGGCGCTGCCGGCGGGGGTGGCGGAACGTTTCCACGCGCTGCTCGGTGTGCCGTTGCACAATCTCTACGGGCCCACCGAGGCCTCGGTCGATGTGACCTTCGCATCCATCGAGCCGGGTTCGGGTACGGCCCCGATCGGCAGGCCGGTGTGGAACACCCGTGTGCACGTACTGGATGCGGATCTGCAGCCGGTTCCGACCGGGGTGGCGGGCGAGCTGTATCTCACCGGCGTGCAACTCGCCCGCGGATACGTCAACCGTGCCGCTCTGACCGCCGAACGGTTCGTCGCCGATCCGTTCGGCCCGGCAGGAACGCGGATGTACCGGACCGGGGACGTGGCGCGCTGGACCGGGGCCGGCAGCCTCGAGTACATCGGCCGGGACGACGACCAGGTCAAGATCCGCGGGTTCCGTATCGAACTCGGTGAGATCGAGGCCGCGCTGAGCGCATACGAGGGTGTCACACAGGCAGCAGTCGTGGTACGGGAGGACCAGCCGGGGGTGAAACGGCTGGCCGGTTACGTGATACCCGCAGCCGGGGCCGTGCTGGACACCGATGCCCTGCGGGCGCATGCAGCCGCGCTCGTGCCGGACCACATGGTGCCGTCGGCGTTGATGGTCCTCAACGAGCTGCCGCTCACACCGAACGGGAAGCTGGACCGCAAGGCCCTGCCTGCACCGGAGTACCGCACCCGCCGGACAGAGCGGGCCGCATGCACCCCGCGTGAGGAACTGCTGACCGGCCTGCTGGCCGAGGTCCTGGGTCTTCCGCAGGTGGGGACCGGCGACAGCTTCTTCGACCTGGGCGGCGACTCGATCACCTCGATCCAGCTGGTGGCCCGGGCCCGCGAGGCCGGCCTGGTCATCACACTCAGGGACGTCTTCACTCACGGGACGGTGGCCGCACTGGCTGCTGCCGCAGTCCAACACGATGACGACACGGCCGGTCCGGCCCCGTCCCGGGCCGTGGGCGCCGCTGGATGA